The genomic interval CCGGCGACGACTATCAGAACGCCGGCCATCATCATTTGCTGGTCGACGTCAACGATCCCATTGATCCGAAGGAGCCGATCCCGCAGGACAAGTCGCATCTGCATTTCGGGGCGGGGCAGACTGAAACCTTGCTCGAACTCCCGCCGGGGCCGCACACGCTGCAGCTGGTGCTGGGCGATGCGAAGCACTATCCGTTCGAGCCGCCCGTCGTGTCGGAGAAGATCACGATACGCGTCAGGCCGCTCGTTTCATCGCGGTAAGCTGCCAAAGCGTTGTCCAGCGAAGTGGACACCGGTTTGCGTCAAGAAAACGCGTCAAAACAGGAATCTAGAGCTTCCGTTCCGATTCTATCGGAACGGAAATCTACCGCAGGCTGGCATTGATCTTGTCCAGCACAGCCGATCCCGGACAGAGGGTATCCGCTTCCAGCGTGTTCAGCGGTGCCTCGACCGTGTTGAGATGCTCGTGCAGATCCTCGGCGTCGGGATCGACATAGAGTAGTCCCGTGACGATCTGGCCCTTTGCGGCGTGCTTCTGCAGGAAGGTCATCGCACCCAGGCGATCATGCGGATCGTAGTCGGCATCGAGCTTGCGCAGCGCGAGCCTGGAGCCGTCATGCTGCTCGACCACCTGCACCGTGCCGGGCGCGTAGTCGACGGCGATCGGGTCGCGCCCGACCAGCACGTCGAGCCGGTTCACCGCGTCATTGTGCTCGCGGACATAGTCAAAGCTCTTGGTCGAGCCGGCATGGTTATTGAAGGCGATGCACGGGCTGACGACGTCGATGAAGGACGCGCCCTTGTGGCGGATCGCGGCCGCGATCAGCGGCACGAGCTGGCTCTTGTCGCCGGAGAAGGAGCGCGCGACGAAGGTGGCGCCGAGCTGCAGCGCGATCGCGACGAGGTCGATGGCGTTGTCGGTGTTGGTGACGCCCTTCTTGGATTTCGAGCCGCGGTCGGCGGTCGCCGAGAACTGGCCCTTGGTCAGGCCGTAGACGCCGTTGTTCTCGACGATATAGGTCATGTTGACGGCGCGCCGGATCGAATGCGCGAACTGGCCGAAGCCGATGGAGGCGGAATCGCCGTCGCCGGACACGCCGAGATAGATCAGATCGCGGTTGGCGAGATTGGCGCCGGTCAGCACCGATGGCATGCGGCCGTGCACGGAGTTGAAGCCGTGCGAATTGCCGAGAAAGTAGTCCGGCGTCTTGGACGAGCAGCCGATGCCGGAGATTTTTGCAACCCGATGCGGCTCGATCGAGAGCTCGTAGCAGGCTTCGATGATGGAGGCGGTGATCGAGTCATGGCCGCAGCCGGCGCACAGCGTCGAGATCTTGCCCTCGTAGTCGCGATGCGTGTAGCCGAGCTCGTTCTTCTTCAGGCCCGGGTGATGGAATTTCGGCTTTGCAATGTAGGTCATGACACGGCCTTGCGGAGCGGGGTCACCTTGAGGTGATCCTGGTGGTCGCCAATGGCTTTTGCGATGAAGCGGGCGGTGATCGGTGAGCCGTCATAGTGCAGGATCGGCACGAGGCGCACCGGATCGATGCCGTTCTCGTTGACGATGAGCTGACGGAGCTGGCCGTCACGGTTCTGCTCGACCACATAGACGAAGTCGTGCTCGGCCAAAAAGCTCGCGACGCTGGAATGGAACGGGAAGGCGCGGATGCGCAGGCGATCGAGCTGATGCCCGCGCGCCTCCAATAGCCCGATCGCCTCGTCCATCGCCGGCGATGTCGAGCCGAAGTAGATCACGCCGTATTTGGTCGGCCGTTCGGCATTGGCCTGCAGCGGACGCGGCACGAGATCCTGCGCGGTCTCGAACTTGCGCACCAGACGCTGCATGTTGTCGGCATAGACGGGGCCTTCCTCGGAATAGCGCGCATAGCGGTCGCGCGAGGTGCCGCGGGTGAAGTAGGAGCCCTTGGTCGGATGCGTGCCGGGATAGGTACGGTAGGGAATGCCATCGCCATCGACGTCGAGATAGCGGCCGAAATCGCGGCCTTCTTCCAACATCTCCGCGGTCATCACCTTGCCGCGGTCGTATTGCCGCGCATCGTCCCACTTCAGCGGACGGCTGAGGCGGTGGTTCATGCCGATGTCGAGATCGAGCATCAGGAAGATCGTGGTTTGCAGCCGCTCGGCGAGGTCGAAGGATGCGGCCGCAAACTCGAAGGCCTCAGCCGGATCTTCCGGGAACAGCAGCACGTGCTTGGTGTCGCCATGCGAAGCATAGGCGCAGGCGATGATGTCGCATTGCTGGGTGCGCGTCGGCATGCCCGTCGACGGGCCGGCGCGCTGGATGTTCATGATCACGGCCGGGATTTCGGCGAAGTAGGACAGCCCGATGAACTCCGTCATCAGTGAGATGCCAGGGCCCGACGTCGCGGTGAAGGCGCGGGCGCCGTTCCAGCCGGCGCCGATCACCATGCCGATCGAGGCCAGCTCGTCCTCGCCCTGGACGATGGCGTAGTTCGCCTTCCCCGTCGCGGGATCGTGACGATATTTCTTGCAGTGGGCAGTGAAGGCTTCCGCCACCGACGAGGATGGCGTGATCGGATACCAGGCGCACACAGTGGCCCCGCCATAGACGGCGCCAAGCGCGGCGGCGCTGTTGCCCTCGATGAAGATGCGGTCGCCGACCTTGTCGGATTTCTTCACCCGCAGCCCGATCGGGCATTTCAGATTCTGCAGCGCCCAGTCGCGTCCGAGATGCAGCGCGTGGACGTTGGAGGAGAGCAGTTTTTCCTTGCCCTTGTACTGCTCGCCGATCAGCTGCTCGATCAGTTTTGGATCCATGTCGAGCAGCGCGGAGAGGCTACCCAGATAGATGATGTTCTTGAAGAGCTGGCGCTGCCGCGGATCGGTATAGGTGGAGTTGGTGATCGCGGTCAGGGGCACGCCGATCACGGTGATGTCGTCGCGAAACTTCGTCGACGGCATCGGCTTGGTGGAATCGTAGAACAGATAGCCGCCCGGCTCGATGCCGGCGACGTCCTTGTCCCAGGTCTGCGGATTCATCGCCACCATCAAGTCGACGCCGCCGCGGGCGCCGAGATGGCCGTCCTCGGTCACCCGCACCTCGTACCAGGTCGGCAGACCCTGGATGTTGGAGGGAAAGATGTTGCGGGGCGAGACCGGAACGCCATGGCGCAGGATCGAGCGCGCGAACATCTCGTTCGCAGAAGCCGAGCCCGAGCCGTTGACGTTGGCGAAGCGGACGACGAAGTCGTTTACGCTGCTGATCGGCTTTTTGTCGGACATGATGATCCCGCGTAAGTCATTTCGATGAAATATTTTTGCATGTCCCAGGCACCGGTGGGGCAGCGCTCTGCACACAGCCCGCAATGCAGGCAGACGTCTTCGTCCTTCACCATCACGCGGCCCGTCTTCAGGTCGCTGGAGACGTAGAGGTCCTGGTCCGGATGCGGTGAAGGCGCCTTCAGGCGGGTGCGCAGGTCGCTTTCCTCGCCATTATCAGTGAAGGTGATGCAGTCCATCGGGCAGATGTCGGCGCAGGCGTCGCACTCGATGCACAGCGAGGTCGAGAACACGGTCTGCACGTCGCAGTTCAGGCAGCGATGCGCCTCGCCGAGCGCGAGCTTGACGTCATAGCCCAGCTCGACCTCGGCACGGATGTCCTTCAGCGCGACGACCTTGTCGCGATGCGGCACCTTGAAGCGCTTGTCGATGGAGATGTCGTTGTCGTAGCTCCACTCGTGGATGCCCATCTTCTGCGAGGAGATTTGCACCTCCGGCAACGGCCGCTCATTGATGTCCTCGCCGGACAGCAGCCTGTGGATCGACATCGCGGCGTCATGGCCGTGCGCCACCGCCCAGATGATGTTCTTGGGGCCGAAAGCGGCGTCGCCGCCGAAGAACACCTTTGGATTGGTCGAGACGAAGGTCTTCTGATCGACCTTGGGCATGTGCCATTTGTCGAACTCGATGCCGCAATCCTGCTCGATCCAGGGGAAGGCATTCTCCTGGCCGACCGCCACCAGCACGTCGTCGCAGGGAATGGTCTGATCGGGGTCGCCCGAAGGCACCAGATTGCGGCGGCCTTTGGCGTCGTATTCGGCCTTGACGTGCTGGAAGGTGACGCCGATGAGCTTGCCGGCGACATGCTTGAATGCCACCGGCACCATGTAGTTGAGGATCGGAATATCCTCGTGGATCGCGTCTTCCTTCTCCCACGGCGAGGCCTTCATCTCCTCGAAGCCGGAGCGGACGACCACCGTGACTTTCTCGCCGCCGAGCCGGCGCGCGGTGCGGCAGCAATCCATCGCGGTGTTGCCGCCGCCGAGCACGATGACGCGTTTGCCGATCTTGTCGACATGGCCGAACGACACGTTGGCCAGCCATTCGATGCCGATATGAATGTTGGCCGCGGCCTCTTTCCGGCCGGGAATGTCGAGCTCGCGGCCGCGTGGCGCGCCGGAGCCGACGAAGATCGCGTCGTATTTCTCCGCGAGCAGCGCATTCATGCTCTCGATGCGGTGACCGCCTTTGAATTCAACGCCGAGATTGAGGATGTAGCCGGTCTCCTCGTCGATCACGGAATTGGGCAGGCGGAACTTCGGGATCTGCGTCCGCATCATGCCGCCCGCTTCCGGATCGCCGTCGAACACGGTGCAGTGATAGCCGAGCGGCGCGAGGTCGCGCGCCACGGTCAGCGAGGCGGGTCCGCCGCCGACCAGCGCGATGCGCTTGCCGTTCTTCGCTGCGGGGTGCGGCAGGCGCTGCTTGATGTCGTCCTTGAAGTCGGCGGCAACGCGTTTGAGGCGGCAGATCGCGACCGGAGTTTCCTCGACGCGGCCGCGGCGACAGGCCGGCTCGCATGGGCGGTCGCAGGTGCGTCCCAGAATTCCGGGGAACACGTTCGACTTCCAATTGATCATGTAGGCGTCGCTGTAGCGGCCTTGCGCGATCAACCGGATATATTCGGGAACAGGAGTGTGCGCAGGACAGGCCCACTGACAATCGACTACCTTGTGAAAGTAGTCGGGGGCCGCAATATCGGTCGGTTTCATTCCTACCCTGTCCGCACGGGCTCAAGGACCCCTGCGGCCTTCTTGAGCTTGCGAACGCCTAGAACGCGTCGATATGGTTTTTGAATTGGATCATAGGCTTACCTTATTAGAACCATTCCGAACCCTGCACAAAGGCAAATTTCGGCGATCTCCAGCTTTCATGGGAGCTGCGCGCTGATAGCATTAATGGCGCGGGGCTTATGTGGCGGTGCAGCATCTCGCGCTGCGTGTGTGCGAGCTCAACCGCTTGCCAAGTCGTTTTTGATGTGACTGTTGATGTCGCTCTTGGCGAGATCCCACATCAGGCAGTAGGTGCCGACGGAAACGGGCAGCGTGGACGGCGATACTGCGGGGCCGGTGAAGCGTTCGGCGATCACCGAAGACACCGCGCTGACATGCGTGCCGTCGATCAGGACGAACCAGTCTCGCGCGCCGGCATTTGGCACTGACGGAATCCCCGCCGTGGGACCGGACAATTCCGCCTCGCTCTCCAACAGATGTATGGAGATGATACCGGCGGATTTTTCCGGCGCGAATTTTTCCCGCAGTGCGTCACGCAAGGCGCTCGCGTTGTCGGCCGTCGGCCGCAGCCGCACCACGCCGAGCGCAACGCCGCGCCCGGTGCCGTGGCTGATGGTTATGCGCGCCACCACACGCAGCATGTTCTTGAAGCGCGCCATGGTTTGGCGCGACCACTCGGTCTGGTTGGCGAGCCGCGCCCGGTAGGCGGGGCTGTCGAGCACGTCGAGCGTCGCGGTCGAATAGAGGCTGAGATATTTGGGGTTGGCGGCATGCGCGACATAGCGCCGCGCCTCCAGGAATCCGTCGATCGCGACGCGCTCCTCGAGATGTTCGCGGTCGTACCAGCGGTTGAAATCGGCTTCATGCTCCGCGTCGATATCCATCGACGTCAGCAGCATGCCCTTCCCGGCGAGCGGCATTTTGCGCTCCTGTTGTTATCGTGGCGTCCCGGAAGCGAGGTCGGCAATGGCGCGCATCACGGCGTCCCTCACGCCGGGATCATAGAGCGAATGGCCGGCTTCTTCCACGACGCGAATCTCGGAGCCCGGCCAGACCTTCGCCAGAGCCTGCGATATCTCGGGCGGGCACAACAGATCGTAACGGCCCTGGATGATGATGCCGTGAATGCCGGCGAGCCTGCCGGCGTTTTGCAGGAGCTGGTCCGGCGTCATGAAGCTGTCGTTGGAAAAATAATGCGCTTCCATGAACGGCGTTGCGGGCAGTGGCCCCGTCGAGTTCAGGGACGCCACGTCGATCCGCGTGCGCGCCGGCTTGTGCTCCGACAGCGTGCGCTCGGTGTCATGCCAGGCCCGCGCAGCCGGACCGTGCACGGCCGGGTCAGCATCGAGGATGCGACGCCAATAAGCCTCGACCGGGCGCTTACGCTCCTCCGGTGGGAGCACGCTCAAGAAGTCCTCGTTCAGTGCGGGATAGAATTGCGGCAACCGCACGGTGAAGCCGGCCTCGACTTCCGCCCGCGTGCCGAGGAAGGTCGCGCGCAGCACGATCCCTGAGACGCGCTCGGGATGGGCCTCGGCGTAGGCCAGCGCCAGCGTCGCGCCCCAGGAGCCGCCGACCACCATCCAGCGCTCGAAGCCGAATTTTTCGCGGATCGCTTCCAGGTCGGCGATCAGGTGCGGCAGTGTGTTGGCCTCGCGTCCGCCCTTGGGCCGGCTGCGGCCACAGCCGCGCTGGTCGAACAGCACGGCGCAGAAGCGCTCGGGATCGAACAGCCGGCGATGATCGGGCTGGCAGCCGCTGCCGGGGCCGCCATGCAGATAAACAGCGGGAATGCCGTCGGAACGACCGACGCTCTCGACATAGAGCTCGTGGCCATCAGCGACGGCGAGCATCTCGGATGTCAGCGGCGCAAAGGGATCGGCACGTTTAGCCGATCTGGCCGCATCGGCGTCAGGCGCCATTCTCGGATTCCAGGGTCCCGCCGGCAAAGTTGCGATAGAGGAAGCGGTTGGTGTCGCCCTCGGCTTCGCGCTCGGCCTGCTTGAAGATGGTCTCGTGCATCGGCGACAGCGCGCAGGCCGGATCCGTATTGGCGGCGTCGCCCGTCAGCGCAAAGGCCTGGCAGCGGCAGCCGCCGAAATCGATCTCGCGGAATTCGCAGGTCTTGCATGGCTCCTTCATCCAGCCGGTGCCGCGATAGAGGTTGAATGCCTCGGAATTCTGCCAGATCCAGGCGATCGAATGGTTGGAGCGCACGGATTCGAATTCGAGGCCGGTGATGCTCTCGGCGGCGTGGCAGGGCAGCACCTTGCCGGCAGGCGAGATGTTGAAGAACTGTCGGCCCCAGCCGCCCATGCATTTCTTCGGCCGCAGCGCATAATAGTCCGGCACGACGTAGTCGATCGAAAGCCGGCCCTTCAGCCGTTCGCGCGCCTCCTCGACGATGCGGGTGCACTCATCGAGCTGCGCCACCGTCGGCATCAGCGCGGCGCGGTTCTTCAGTGCCCAGCCGTAATATTGCACATTGGCAACCTCGAGCCGGTCGGCGTCGAGATCGAGCGACATCTGGATGATGTCGGGGAGTTGGTTCAGATTCTGGCGATGCATCACCGCGTTCACGGTGAGCGGGAGGTCGAGCTCGCGCGTCCATTTCGCGACCTCGATCTTCTTGTGATGCGCGCCCTTGTAGCCGGCAACGCGATCGGCGAGGCCGTCTTCGGTGCCCTGGAAGCTGATCTGCACATGGCAGAGGCCGGCATCGGCGAGATCGCTGAGCCTGTCGCGCGTCAACAGCACGGCCGAGGTGATCAGATTGGTGTAGAGGCCGACATCGCTGGCGTGCTTGACCAGCTCGACCAGGTCCTTGCGCGCAGTCGGCTCGCCGCCGGAGAAATGGACCTGCAGCACGCCGATCTCGGCGAGCTCGCTCAACACCTTCTTCCACTCGTCGGTCGTCAGTTCCTTGCCGGCTCGGTCGAGCTCGACCGGGTTGGAACAATAGGGGCACTGCAGCGGGCAGCGATGCGTCACCTCGAGCAGCACGGCGAGCGGAATGCCAAAAGTCTCCGCCGTCGAGCGCTGCTTCTCCAGCACCGCGAGACTGTCGCTCGCGGCGGGGGGAACGTTGTTATCGCCCAGCACGTCACTCATGGTATCTTACTCATGGTGTCTTCTCGCGTGCCTCGGTGAGGAAGCCTTTGTCGGCGAGATCCTGCAGCATGGCGATCACGTCGGTCAGGATCGCCTCGCGCGGGGCAGCATACTTCTCCGCGAGCAGGTCGGCCACAGCTCCGACATTGCGCGCGCCGTCGCAGAGCTGCAAGACCTCGACGGCGATCTCGTCCGGCGCCAGCACCCGTTCCGGCGCCAGGATCACCCAGACCCTTCGGGTCTCATCATACTTCAGCTTGGCATGCCGCGGCAGCACGGGCCGGCTTGCCTCGCTGACGCTGATGTGACGCGGCGCTGCCATATGTTGTTCCTAACCCCTGGTTCCTAACCTTTGGGCACGAAGGCGCCGGGCGGGATATGCCCTTCGACATAGGCGTGATAGAGCGCATCGAGCTGCACCCACAGCACGTTGGTCTTGAAGATCAGCGCGTTGCAGACGGACGCGCGCTCCTCTGGCGTCCTCGCATGCGTCTTCACATAGTCGAGCGCAAAATTGGCGTCGCGCGGCGCCTGGGTCAGGCGGCGCTTGAAGTAGCTCATGATGTCGGGGTTGACGAAATCATAGTGCTGCAACATGCCCGAGATGCGCTCTTCGTGCAGGTTAGGCGCGAACAGCTCGGTCAGCGAGGACGCGATCGCCTCCAGCGGGCTCTTCTCGCGGCAGTAGTGCACATAGGCTTCGACCGCAAAGCGCGTCGCCGGCAAAATGCCTTCGGTCGATTCCACATAGGCCGTGTCGAGCCCGAGACCTTCGGTCAGCTTCAGCCAGCGCTCGATGCCGCCTTCAGAGCCGATATCGCCGTCATGGT from Bradyrhizobium arachidis carries:
- a CDS encoding FAD-dependent oxidoreductase; the protein is MKPTDIAAPDYFHKVVDCQWACPAHTPVPEYIRLIAQGRYSDAYMINWKSNVFPGILGRTCDRPCEPACRRGRVEETPVAICRLKRVAADFKDDIKQRLPHPAAKNGKRIALVGGGPASLTVARDLAPLGYHCTVFDGDPEAGGMMRTQIPKFRLPNSVIDEETGYILNLGVEFKGGHRIESMNALLAEKYDAIFVGSGAPRGRELDIPGRKEAAANIHIGIEWLANVSFGHVDKIGKRVIVLGGGNTAMDCCRTARRLGGEKVTVVVRSGFEEMKASPWEKEDAIHEDIPILNYMVPVAFKHVAGKLIGVTFQHVKAEYDAKGRRNLVPSGDPDQTIPCDDVLVAVGQENAFPWIEQDCGIEFDKWHMPKVDQKTFVSTNPKVFFGGDAAFGPKNIIWAVAHGHDAAMSIHRLLSGEDINERPLPEVQISSQKMGIHEWSYDNDISIDKRFKVPHRDKVVALKDIRAEVELGYDVKLALGEAHRCLNCDVQTVFSTSLCIECDACADICPMDCITFTDNGEESDLRTRLKAPSPHPDQDLYVSSDLKTGRVMVKDEDVCLHCGLCAERCPTGAWDMQKYFIEMTYAGSSCPTKSRSAA
- a CDS encoding 2-oxoacid:ferredoxin oxidoreductase subunit beta, which produces MTYIAKPKFHHPGLKKNELGYTHRDYEGKISTLCAGCGHDSITASIIEACYELSIEPHRVAKISGIGCSSKTPDYFLGNSHGFNSVHGRMPSVLTGANLANRDLIYLGVSGDGDSASIGFGQFAHSIRRAVNMTYIVENNGVYGLTKGQFSATADRGSKSKKGVTNTDNAIDLVAIALQLGATFVARSFSGDKSQLVPLIAAAIRHKGASFIDVVSPCIAFNNHAGSTKSFDYVREHNDAVNRLDVLVGRDPIAVDYAPGTVQVVEQHDGSRLALRKLDADYDPHDRLGAMTFLQKHAAKGQIVTGLLYVDPDAEDLHEHLNTVEAPLNTLEADTLCPGSAVLDKINASLR
- the pqqC gene encoding pyrroloquinoline-quinone synthase PqqC, giving the protein MNATTMTGITALSIGKDIRLNNAEELEATLRHIGATRYHSLHPFHKLLHGGKLNKGQVQAWALNRYYYQSTIPIKDAVVISRFRDRATRVEWRHRIEDHDGDIGSEGGIERWLKLTEGLGLDTAYVESTEGILPATRFAVEAYVHYCREKSPLEAIASSLTELFAPNLHEERISGMLQHYDFVNPDIMSYFKRRLTQAPRDANFALDYVKTHARTPEERASVCNALIFKTNVLWVQLDALYHAYVEGHIPPGAFVPKG
- a CDS encoding 2-oxoacid:acceptor oxidoreductase subunit alpha; the protein is MSDKKPISSVNDFVVRFANVNGSGSASANEMFARSILRHGVPVSPRNIFPSNIQGLPTWYEVRVTEDGHLGARGGVDLMVAMNPQTWDKDVAGIEPGGYLFYDSTKPMPSTKFRDDITVIGVPLTAITNSTYTDPRQRQLFKNIIYLGSLSALLDMDPKLIEQLIGEQYKGKEKLLSSNVHALHLGRDWALQNLKCPIGLRVKKSDKVGDRIFIEGNSAAALGAVYGGATVCAWYPITPSSSVAEAFTAHCKKYRHDPATGKANYAIVQGEDELASIGMVIGAGWNGARAFTATSGPGISLMTEFIGLSYFAEIPAVIMNIQRAGPSTGMPTRTQQCDIIACAYASHGDTKHVLLFPEDPAEAFEFAAASFDLAERLQTTIFLMLDLDIGMNHRLSRPLKWDDARQYDRGKVMTAEMLEEGRDFGRYLDVDGDGIPYRTYPGTHPTKGSYFTRGTSRDRYARYSEEGPVYADNMQRLVRKFETAQDLVPRPLQANAERPTKYGVIYFGSTSPAMDEAIGLLEARGHQLDRLRIRAFPFHSSVASFLAEHDFVYVVEQNRDGQLRQLIVNENGIDPVRLVPILHYDGSPITARFIAKAIGDHQDHLKVTPLRKAVS
- the pqqE gene encoding pyrroloquinoline quinone biosynthesis protein PqqE, whose translation is MSDVLGDNNVPPAASDSLAVLEKQRSTAETFGIPLAVLLEVTHRCPLQCPYCSNPVELDRAGKELTTDEWKKVLSELAEIGVLQVHFSGGEPTARKDLVELVKHASDVGLYTNLITSAVLLTRDRLSDLADAGLCHVQISFQGTEDGLADRVAGYKGAHHKKIEVAKWTRELDLPLTVNAVMHRQNLNQLPDIIQMSLDLDADRLEVANVQYYGWALKNRAALMPTVAQLDECTRIVEEARERLKGRLSIDYVVPDYYALRPKKCMGGWGRQFFNISPAGKVLPCHAAESITGLEFESVRSNHSIAWIWQNSEAFNLYRGTGWMKEPCKTCEFREIDFGGCRCQAFALTGDAANTDPACALSPMHETIFKQAEREAEGDTNRFLYRNFAGGTLESENGA
- the pqqD gene encoding pyrroloquinoline quinone biosynthesis peptide chaperone PqqD, coding for MAAPRHISVSEASRPVLPRHAKLKYDETRRVWVILAPERVLAPDEIAVEVLQLCDGARNVGAVADLLAEKYAAPREAILTDVIAMLQDLADKGFLTEAREKTP
- the pip gene encoding prolyl aminopeptidase, producing MAPDADAARSAKRADPFAPLTSEMLAVADGHELYVESVGRSDGIPAVYLHGGPGSGCQPDHRRLFDPERFCAVLFDQRGCGRSRPKGGREANTLPHLIADLEAIREKFGFERWMVVGGSWGATLALAYAEAHPERVSGIVLRATFLGTRAEVEAGFTVRLPQFYPALNEDFLSVLPPEERKRPVEAYWRRILDADPAVHGPAARAWHDTERTLSEHKPARTRIDVASLNSTGPLPATPFMEAHYFSNDSFMTPDQLLQNAGRLAGIHGIIIQGRYDLLCPPEISQALAKVWPGSEIRVVEEAGHSLYDPGVRDAVMRAIADLASGTPR
- a CDS encoding DUF4399 domain-containing protein, with product MKVIRCVVLVTALALLPGAAYSQGKTAPKDAKVYFITPRDGQKVRGGFWVRFGLRNMGVTHAGDDYQNAGHHHLLVDVNDPIDPKEPIPQDKSHLHFGAGQTETLLELPPGPHTLQLVLGDAKHYPFEPPVVSEKITIRVRPLVSSR
- a CDS encoding DUF4286 family protein, translated to MPLAGKGMLLTSMDIDAEHEADFNRWYDREHLEERVAIDGFLEARRYVAHAANPKYLSLYSTATLDVLDSPAYRARLANQTEWSRQTMARFKNMLRVVARITISHGTGRGVALGVVRLRPTADNASALRDALREKFAPEKSAGIISIHLLESEAELSGPTAGIPSVPNAGARDWFVLIDGTHVSAVSSVIAERFTGPAVSPSTLPVSVGTYCLMWDLAKSDINSHIKNDLASG